The proteins below come from a single Crossiella sp. CA-258035 genomic window:
- a CDS encoding MarR family transcriptional regulator: protein MSQGEPVGELTESVGYALKQAAAALRAGMDAALRPLELTVPQYACLELLGQRPGLSNAELARGAFVTRQSMNGVLRGLQERGLVTRPASAPHGRALPTELTTAGREHLRRASVAVRAVERRMLTPLTSAEQRRLHGDLAACAAALTLESAD from the coding sequence ATGAGTCAAGGGGAACCGGTCGGCGAGCTGACGGAGTCGGTGGGTTACGCGCTCAAGCAGGCCGCCGCCGCGCTGCGCGCCGGGATGGACGCCGCGCTGCGGCCACTGGAGCTCACCGTGCCGCAGTACGCCTGCCTCGAACTGCTCGGTCAGCGCCCAGGGCTGTCCAACGCCGAGCTGGCCCGCGGTGCGTTCGTCACCCGCCAGTCCATGAACGGGGTGCTGCGCGGCCTGCAGGAACGCGGCCTGGTCACCCGCCCGGCCAGCGCGCCGCACGGCCGGGCGCTACCCACCGAGCTCACCACGGCCGGGCGCGAGCACCTGCGCCGGGCCAGCGTGGCGGTGCGCGCGGTCGAGCGGCGGATGCTCACGCCACTGACGAGCGCGGAACAGCGGCGGCTGCACGGTGATCTCGCCGCCTGCGCGGCGGCGCTGACGCTGGAGAGCGCCGACTAG
- a CDS encoding VOC family protein: MTVTGPDFLALQVRDLDRAAEFYETRLGLRRLPASPPAAVVFDTKPIPFAVREPLPGVDLDAATPRPGVGVALWLHAENAQALHDELAAAGVPIPAAPVDGPFGRTFTFTDPDGYAVTIHDRA, translated from the coding sequence ATGACCGTCACCGGGCCCGACTTCCTCGCCCTGCAGGTCCGCGACCTGGACCGCGCGGCCGAGTTCTACGAGACCCGCCTCGGCCTGCGCAGACTGCCCGCCAGTCCGCCGGCCGCGGTGGTGTTCGACACCAAGCCGATCCCCTTCGCGGTGCGCGAACCGCTGCCCGGCGTCGACCTGGACGCGGCCACCCCGCGGCCGGGTGTCGGGGTGGCCCTGTGGCTGCACGCCGAGAACGCCCAGGCCCTGCACGACGAGCTGGCCGCCGCGGGCGTGCCGATCCCGGCCGCGCCGGTGGACGGCCCGTTCGGGCGCACGTTCACCTTCACCGACCCCGACGGGTACGCCGTCACCATCCACGACCGGGCCTGA
- a CDS encoding NADH-quinone oxidoreductase subunit D, producing MSRQEIVGVGAGAAHLGVDRVVDLGPLHPSAHGAYRLRLTLDESHLITSAEPLVGHLHRGAEKLFEVRDYRQVLTLANRHDWLAAFCNEVVVAQAVERMTGMDVPARALWLRTLLCELNRLLAHLIFLTPLTRAADGATTAATTAAQAGTQAVQAVMEEASGGRIHFMASRIGGLREDVPAGWTEHATAALSIVDTALAAIQSTVDSPEFVAAHQGVGVLSAADAMALGVTGPAGRASGLDFDLRRDSPTSAYPDLEVTPVLATEGDALARVRCLTGEVAQSLRLARECLTRLPSGPVNLRLPKAVKAPEGSVYTWGEAPLGVSGVHLSSRGEKTPWRLKLRTPSFNNIQALAALLPGTPVAALPAVLGSFAVIVGDVDK from the coding sequence GTGAGCAGGCAGGAGATCGTCGGAGTCGGCGCGGGCGCGGCCCATCTCGGGGTGGACCGGGTGGTCGACCTCGGCCCGCTGCACCCCTCGGCGCACGGGGCCTACCGGCTGCGGCTCACCCTGGACGAGTCGCACCTGATCACCTCGGCCGAGCCGCTGGTCGGCCACCTGCACCGGGGCGCGGAGAAGCTGTTCGAGGTGCGCGACTACCGGCAGGTGCTGACCCTGGCCAACCGGCACGACTGGCTGGCCGCGTTCTGCAACGAGGTGGTGGTGGCCCAGGCGGTGGAGCGGATGACCGGGATGGACGTGCCGGCCCGCGCCTTGTGGCTGCGCACCCTGCTGTGCGAGCTGAACCGCCTGCTCGCCCACCTGATCTTCCTGACCCCGCTGACCCGCGCCGCCGACGGCGCCACCACCGCGGCCACCACCGCCGCGCAGGCCGGGACGCAGGCGGTCCAGGCGGTGATGGAGGAGGCATCCGGCGGCCGGATCCACTTCATGGCCAGCCGCATCGGCGGCCTGCGCGAGGACGTGCCCGCGGGCTGGACCGAGCACGCGACCGCCGCACTGTCCATTGTGGACACGGCATTGGCCGCGATCCAGTCCACTGTGGACTCACCGGAGTTCGTTGCCGCGCACCAGGGAGTCGGCGTGCTCAGCGCGGCCGACGCGATGGCCCTCGGCGTCACCGGCCCAGCCGGGCGGGCCAGTGGCCTGGACTTCGACCTGCGCCGGGACTCTCCCACCTCGGCCTACCCGGACCTGGAGGTCACCCCGGTGCTGGCCACCGAGGGCGACGCGCTGGCCAGGGTGCGCTGTCTGACCGGCGAGGTCGCCCAGTCCCTGCGCCTGGCCCGCGAGTGCCTGACCAGGCTGCCCAGCGGCCCGGTGAACCTGCGCCTGCCCAAGGCGGTCAAGGCCCCGGAGGGCTCGGTCTACACCTGGGGCGAGGCCCCGCTGGGTGTCTCCGGCGTGCACCTGAGCTCCCGTGGCGAGAAGACGCCATGGCGGCTCAAGCTGCGCACCCCCTCCTTCAACAACATCCAGGCCCTGGCCGCCCTGCTGCCGGGCACTCCGGTCGCCGCGCTGCCCGCGGTGCTGGGCTCCTTCGCCGTGATCGTCGGCGACGTGGACAAGTAG
- a CDS encoding SAM-dependent methyltransferase yields MRDWQDAWWNALYSDGGFFTRGERPSGHFRTAPLVGPELAEALLCLLDRVDHGLGRPSTVDFTDVGAGGGELAEAVARLAPSALARRLRVTAVELGPGREAPGVRWTRELPGEVVGLLVGHEWLDAVPCPVVTVHNGRWHRLLVDEAGTEHLGPEAGPAELAWLRQWWPGGTRAEVGSTRDAAWAAAVGRVRGAALAVDYGHLAGARPEHGTLTGYRAGRQVTPVPDGSCDLTAHVAVDACAAALDLPTALLGQAEALRALGVRATAPPSGLAATDPAAWLAATAAAGRARELLDPAGLGGFHWLLHSTEGTPAPELVRA; encoded by the coding sequence ATGCGGGACTGGCAGGACGCCTGGTGGAATGCGTTGTACTCCGATGGGGGGTTCTTCACCCGGGGTGAGCGCCCGAGCGGGCACTTCCGCACCGCGCCGCTGGTCGGCCCCGAGCTGGCCGAGGCGCTGTTGTGCCTGCTGGACCGGGTGGACCACGGTCTCGGCCGACCGTCCACTGTGGACTTCACCGATGTCGGGGCCGGTGGCGGCGAACTGGCCGAGGCGGTGGCCCGGCTGGCCCCGTCCGCGCTGGCCAGGCGGTTGCGGGTGACGGCGGTGGAACTGGGACCCGGTCGCGAGGCGCCTGGCGTCCGGTGGACCCGTGAGTTGCCTGGGGAAGTGGTCGGGCTGCTGGTCGGGCACGAGTGGCTGGACGCGGTGCCGTGCCCGGTGGTCACTGTCCACAATGGACGATGGCACCGGCTGCTGGTCGACGAGGCGGGCACCGAGCACCTGGGGCCGGAAGCGGGTCCGGCGGAGCTGGCCTGGCTGCGGCAGTGGTGGCCGGGCGGCACCCGCGCGGAGGTCGGCAGCACCAGGGACGCGGCCTGGGCGGCGGCGGTCGGCCGGGTGCGCGGGGCGGCGCTGGCGGTGGACTACGGGCACCTGGCCGGTGCGCGGCCCGAGCACGGCACGCTGACCGGATATCGGGCCGGACGGCAGGTCACACCGGTGCCGGACGGCTCCTGCGACCTCACCGCGCACGTGGCCGTGGACGCCTGCGCCGCCGCGCTCGACCTGCCCACCGCGCTGCTCGGTCAGGCCGAGGCCCTGCGCGCGCTCGGTGTCCGCGCGACCGCTCCCCCGTCCGGCCTGGCCGCCACCGACCCGGCCGCCTGGCTGGCCGCGACCGCCGCCGCGGGCCGGGCGCGGGAGCTGCTGGACCCGGCCGGGCTCGGCGGCTTCCACTGGCTGCTGCACAGCACCGAGGGCACGCCCGCGCCGGAGCTCGTGCGAGCATGA
- a CDS encoding PrsW family intramembrane metalloprotease, which translates to MTAPEAPVSPRLDQFARRRRAVLGSVLGLIVLGVSGLVLLGVATSRVGFEAVLVGALAALLPVIPVVGAFLWVDRWEPEPAKLLVAAFLWGACGATASALLVNDTAQHLGEILLGQDQGDLITSVISAPLVEEAGKGLFVVALLWRRRHEFDGIVDGIVYSGLVAAGFAFTENIFYFGRAFAEYGLGGISSGVIAVFILRGLLSPFAHPLFTVMLGIGAGIAASTGNRAVKVLAPLAGFLLAVTLHALWNGAATFGGGLGFINTYFAIMVPIFLATVALVIWQRRREQRVVTGELPEMARQGWIAPSEVKLLSTLPGRRWWRSAVHKRSGERASRAVAEYQVAVTELAFLRHRIGPGPAPRELADRHAELLVALTRAREIASGSPG; encoded by the coding sequence GTGACCGCGCCAGAAGCCCCTGTCTCGCCTCGGCTCGACCAGTTCGCCCGGCGCCGCCGGGCCGTGCTGGGCTCGGTGCTCGGCCTGATCGTGCTGGGGGTGTCCGGCCTGGTGCTGCTGGGCGTGGCCACCTCGCGGGTCGGGTTCGAGGCCGTGCTGGTCGGCGCGCTGGCCGCGCTGCTGCCGGTGATCCCGGTGGTCGGCGCCTTCCTCTGGGTGGACCGCTGGGAGCCCGAACCGGCCAAGTTGCTGGTGGCCGCCTTCCTCTGGGGCGCCTGCGGGGCCACCGCGAGCGCGCTGCTGGTCAACGACACCGCCCAGCACCTCGGCGAGATCCTGCTCGGCCAGGACCAGGGCGACCTGATCACCTCGGTCATCTCCGCGCCGCTGGTGGAGGAGGCGGGCAAGGGCCTGTTCGTGGTGGCGCTGCTGTGGCGGCGGCGGCACGAGTTCGACGGGATCGTGGACGGCATCGTCTACTCCGGCCTGGTCGCGGCCGGGTTCGCCTTCACCGAGAACATCTTCTACTTCGGCCGCGCCTTCGCCGAGTACGGCCTCGGCGGCATCAGCAGCGGCGTGATCGCGGTGTTCATCCTGCGCGGCCTGCTCTCCCCGTTCGCGCACCCGCTGTTCACCGTGATGCTGGGCATCGGCGCCGGGATCGCGGCCTCCACCGGCAACCGGGCGGTCAAGGTGCTGGCCCCGCTGGCCGGTTTCCTGCTCGCGGTCACCCTGCACGCGCTGTGGAACGGCGCGGCCACCTTCGGCGGCGGGCTCGGCTTCATCAACACCTACTTCGCCATCATGGTGCCGATCTTCCTGGCCACCGTGGCGCTGGTGATCTGGCAGCGCCGCCGCGAGCAGCGGGTGGTGACCGGCGAGCTGCCGGAGATGGCCAGGCAGGGCTGGATCGCGCCCAGCGAGGTCAAGCTGCTCTCCACGCTGCCCGGCCGCCGCTGGTGGCGCAGCGCCGTGCACAAGCGCTCCGGCGAGCGCGCCTCCCGCGCGGTGGCCGAGTACCAGGTCGCGGTCACCGAGCTCGCCTTCCTCCGGCACCGCATCGGCCCCGGCCCGGCCCCGCGCGAGCTGGCCGACCGGCACGCCGAGCTCCTGGTCGCCCTGACCCGCGCCAGGGAGATCGCCAGCGGATCGCCCGGCTGA
- a CDS encoding DUF2520 domain-containing protein gives MTDRPARLAVGVVSAGRVGAVLGAALARAGHHVVAASAVSAASQRRAEALLPGAAVLPPDEVAGRADLVLLAVPDDELSGLIRGLIATGSLRGGQIVAHTSGAHGTGPLAPAAELGALPLALHPAMTFTGRPEDLQRLAACPFGVTARDGDEIAWHVAEALVVEMGAEPVRIPEAARALYHAALAHGANHLVTLVAECADLLRKAGVGDPARLLGPLLSAALDNSLRLGDRALTGPVARGDVGTIRTHLGVLRAESPESLPAYQALAHRTAERAVAAGLLRPGQAEAVHFELDEEQP, from the coding sequence ATGACCGACCGACCAGCCCGACTCGCCGTTGGCGTTGTCTCCGCGGGCCGGGTCGGCGCCGTGCTCGGCGCGGCGCTGGCCAGGGCCGGACACCACGTGGTCGCGGCCTCGGCCGTGTCCGCCGCCTCCCAGCGCCGGGCCGAGGCGCTGCTGCCCGGGGCGGCCGTGCTGCCGCCGGACGAGGTGGCCGGACGCGCCGACCTGGTCCTGCTCGCGGTGCCGGACGACGAGCTGTCCGGACTCATCCGCGGCCTGATCGCGACCGGCTCGCTGCGCGGCGGCCAGATCGTGGCGCACACCTCCGGCGCGCACGGCACCGGCCCGCTGGCCCCGGCCGCCGAGCTGGGCGCGCTGCCGCTGGCCCTGCACCCCGCGATGACCTTCACCGGCCGCCCGGAGGACCTGCAACGCCTGGCGGCCTGCCCGTTCGGGGTCACCGCCCGGGACGGCGACGAGATCGCCTGGCACGTGGCCGAGGCGCTGGTGGTGGAGATGGGCGCGGAACCGGTGCGCATCCCGGAGGCCGCCCGCGCGCTCTACCACGCCGCACTGGCGCACGGCGCCAACCACCTGGTCACCCTGGTCGCCGAATGCGCGGACCTGTTGCGCAAGGCCGGGGTGGGCGATCCGGCCCGGTTGCTGGGGCCGCTTCTCTCGGCCGCGTTGGACAACTCGCTGCGGCTGGGCGACCGGGCCCTGACCGGTCCGGTGGCCCGGGGCGATGTCGGTACGATTCGCACGCATCTGGGCGTGCTGCGGGCGGAGTCGCCCGAATCGCTGCCCGCCTACCAGGCGCTGGCCCACCGCACCGCCGAGCGCGCGGTGGCCGCGGGCCTGCTCCGGCCTGGTCAGGCCGAGGCGGTCCACTTCGAACTCGACGAGGAGCAACCATGA
- the panC gene encoding pantoate--beta-alanine ligase, which produces MTGQRPFTPGELTVHHSPEELGKVTRALRATGRKVNLVPTMGALHEGHRALIRRARRIPGTVTAVSIFVNPLQFGPEEDFHRYPRPLEADLDACREEGVDLVFNPAPEAMYGTGAGVTVHPGPLGAELEGAVRPGHFAGVLTVVAKLLNIVRPDYAFFGEKDYQQFVLVKRMVADLNLESAIVGVPIVRDHDGLALSSRNAYLSEDERRAALAIPAALAAGAMAGPEGPAAILAAARAAVEAESGLSLDYLELRSRDLGPAPENGKARLLIAARAGRTRLLDNIQLAVGHGVDEHDDTYNPAAGLPARER; this is translated from the coding sequence ATGACCGGGCAACGGCCCTTCACGCCCGGCGAGCTGACCGTGCACCACTCGCCCGAGGAGCTGGGCAAGGTCACCAGGGCGCTGCGCGCGACCGGCCGCAAGGTCAACCTGGTGCCCACCATGGGCGCGCTGCACGAGGGCCACCGGGCGCTGATCCGCCGCGCCCGCCGCATCCCCGGCACGGTCACCGCGGTGTCGATCTTCGTCAACCCGCTCCAGTTCGGCCCGGAGGAGGACTTCCACCGCTACCCGCGCCCGCTGGAAGCCGATCTGGACGCCTGCCGCGAGGAAGGCGTCGACCTGGTCTTCAACCCCGCGCCGGAGGCCATGTACGGCACCGGCGCCGGCGTCACCGTGCACCCCGGCCCGCTCGGCGCGGAGCTGGAGGGCGCGGTGCGGCCCGGCCACTTCGCGGGCGTGCTCACCGTGGTGGCCAAGCTGCTCAACATCGTCCGCCCCGACTACGCCTTCTTCGGCGAGAAGGACTACCAGCAGTTCGTGCTGGTCAAGCGGATGGTGGCGGATCTGAACCTGGAGAGTGCGATCGTCGGCGTGCCCATCGTGCGCGATCACGACGGACTCGCGCTCTCCTCGCGCAACGCCTACCTCAGCGAGGACGAGCGCCGGGCGGCGCTCGCGATCCCGGCGGCGTTGGCGGCGGGTGCGATGGCCGGTCCCGAAGGCCCGGCGGCGATCCTCGCCGCGGCCAGGGCGGCCGTCGAAGCCGAGTCCGGGCTGAGCCTGGACTACCTGGAGCTGCGGTCCAGGGACCTGGGCCCAGCACCGGAGAACGGCAAGGCGCGGCTGCTGATCGCGGCCCGCGCCGGGCGGACCCGCCTGCTCGACAACATCCAGCTGGCGGTCGGACACGGGGTCGACGAGCACGACGACACCTACAACCCGGCCGCCGGGCTCCCAGCTCGGGAACGGTGA
- the panD gene encoding aspartate 1-decarboxylase codes for MFLTMLKSKIHRATVTQADLHYVGSVTVDEDLMDAAGLLAGEQVAIVDVSNGARLETYVIPGERGSGVLGINGAAAHLVHPGDLVILIAYGLMEEAEAKSYKPKVVFVDAENRIVELGGDPGHAPEGSGLTSGAVTAETDGAPQSETVDAARLDALLQAEN; via the coding sequence ATGTTCCTGACCATGCTCAAGTCCAAGATCCACCGTGCCACGGTGACCCAGGCCGACCTGCACTACGTCGGCTCGGTGACCGTGGACGAGGACCTCATGGACGCGGCCGGCCTGCTGGCCGGCGAGCAGGTCGCCATCGTGGACGTCAGCAACGGCGCCCGGTTGGAGACCTACGTCATCCCCGGCGAGCGCGGCAGCGGCGTGCTCGGCATCAACGGGGCCGCCGCGCACCTGGTGCACCCCGGTGACCTGGTCATCCTCATCGCCTACGGGCTGATGGAGGAGGCGGAGGCCAAGTCGTACAAGCCCAAGGTCGTCTTCGTGGACGCGGAGAACCGCATCGTCGAGCTCGGCGGCGACCCCGGCCACGCGCCCGAGGGCTCGGGCCTGACCAGCGGCGCGGTCACCGCGGAGACCGACGGCGCACCGCAGTCGGAGACGGTCGACGCGGCGCGCCTGGACGCGCTGCTCCAGGCCGAGAACTAG
- a CDS encoding type III pantothenate kinase translates to MLLAIDVGNTNIVLGLYDGSGDDAKLVRDWRMRTDARMTADELALTVRGLLGEHAGQVTGVSALSTVPSVLRELRVMLGRYFDAVPKVIVQPGVRTGVPLLVDNPKEVGSDRVINTLAAHHLYDSACVVVDFGTSTNIDVISAKGEFLGGVFAPGIEISVDALASRAAQLRKVELVRPRSVIGKNTVECLQSGILYGFAGQVDGLVRRIIEELTAAGEEKITVIATGGLATLVLAESATIEHHVPDLTLLGLRLVYERNLR, encoded by the coding sequence GTGCTGCTCGCCATCGACGTCGGCAACACCAACATCGTGCTCGGGCTCTACGACGGGTCAGGGGACGATGCGAAGCTGGTCAGGGACTGGCGGATGCGCACCGACGCCCGGATGACCGCCGACGAGCTGGCGCTGACCGTGCGCGGTCTGCTCGGCGAGCACGCCGGCCAGGTCACCGGGGTCTCCGCGCTGTCCACGGTGCCCTCGGTGCTGCGCGAGCTGCGGGTGATGCTGGGCCGCTACTTCGACGCGGTGCCCAAGGTCATCGTGCAGCCCGGCGTGCGCACCGGCGTCCCGCTGCTGGTGGACAACCCGAAGGAGGTGGGCTCGGACCGGGTGATCAACACCCTGGCCGCGCACCACCTCTACGACAGCGCCTGCGTGGTGGTCGACTTCGGCACCTCCACCAACATCGATGTCATCTCCGCCAAGGGCGAGTTCCTCGGCGGCGTGTTCGCCCCCGGCATCGAGATCTCGGTGGACGCGCTGGCCAGCCGCGCCGCCCAGCTGCGCAAGGTCGAGCTGGTCCGCCCGCGCTCGGTGATCGGCAAGAACACGGTGGAATGCCTCCAGTCCGGCATCCTGTACGGCTTCGCCGGGCAGGTGGACGGGCTGGTGCGGCGGATCATCGAGGAGCTGACCGCGGCGGGCGAGGAGAAGATCACCGTGATCGCCACCGGCGGACTGGCCACGCTGGTGCTGGCGGAGTCGGCGACCATCGAGCACCACGTGCCCGACCTGACGCTGCTCGGCCTGAGGCTGGTCTACGAGCGCAACCTGCGGTGA
- a CDS encoding class I SAM-dependent methyltransferase, with protein sequence MPDFTESDPLATEHARRARSFGAAAASYADHRPDYPEAAVTFALAPVARRRPLRVLDLAAGTGKLTEVLLRAGLDVIAVEPDAAMREELIRRLRGVVALPGSAEAIPLPDNRVDAVLVGQALHWFDLDLALPEIARVLTPGGVLAALWNLDDDRVDWVRGFADLAEKGARYSDRSGRGIPDHPEFQPHELREFAHKQPRTAASLTATVGTHSPTLVRTPAEQEALLSRVRAYLETHPVTAYGEFDFPLVTTVSRAVARK encoded by the coding sequence GTGCCGGACTTCACCGAAAGCGATCCGCTCGCTACCGAACACGCGCGCCGGGCCCGCTCCTTCGGCGCCGCGGCCGCGAGCTACGCCGACCACCGCCCCGACTACCCGGAGGCCGCGGTGACCTTCGCGCTGGCCCCGGTGGCGCGGCGACGCCCGCTGCGGGTGCTGGACCTGGCCGCGGGCACCGGAAAGCTGACCGAGGTGCTGCTGCGCGCGGGCCTGGACGTGATCGCGGTGGAACCGGACGCGGCCATGCGCGAGGAGCTCATCCGCCGGTTGCGCGGCGTGGTCGCCCTGCCCGGCTCGGCCGAGGCCATCCCGCTGCCGGACAACCGCGTGGACGCGGTGCTGGTCGGCCAGGCCCTGCACTGGTTCGACCTGGACCTGGCCCTGCCGGAGATCGCCAGGGTGCTCACCCCCGGCGGCGTGCTGGCCGCCCTGTGGAACCTGGACGACGACCGGGTGGACTGGGTCCGCGGCTTCGCCGACCTGGCCGAGAAGGGCGCCCGCTACAGCGACCGCTCCGGCCGCGGCATCCCGGACCACCCGGAGTTCCAGCCCCACGAACTACGCGAGTTCGCCCACAAACAGCCCCGCACCGCGGCTTCGCTGACCGCCACCGTCGGCACCCACTCCCCGACCCTGGTCCGCACCCCGGCCGAACAGGAAGCCCTGCTCAGCCGGGTCCGCGCCTACCTGGAGACCCACCCGGTCACCGCGTACGGGGAGTTCGACTTCCCCCTGGTGACCACGGTGTCGCGAGCGGTGGCGCGCAAGTGA
- the lysS gene encoding lysine--tRNA ligase has protein sequence MRVRREKRERLLAEGKAPYPVVLDRTHSLAQIRAAYPDLAPDTPTGEIVGVTGRVMFQRNTGKLCFATLREGDGVELQAMLSLDKVGAEALAAWKSDVDLGDHVFVRGEVATSRRGELSVMVTEWELAAKTLRPLPVAHKQLSEETRVRQRYVDLLLRPEARDAVRIRAGVMRSLRESFHRRTFTEVETPMLQTLHGGASARPFTTHSNAFDIDLYLRIAPELYLKRCVVGGIEKVFEINRNFRNEGSDSSHSPEFAMLEAYEAYGSYDTIGQLTRELVQEAADAVFGSQTVTLADGSEYDLSGEWTTLTMYGSLSEALGEEITPATPVELLRKHLESRGVEVHPAAGHGKLVEELWEHLVGDHLHAPTFVRDFPVDTSPLTREHRSQAGVAEKWDLYVRGFELATGYSELVDPVIQRERLEAQARLGSAGDVEAMRLDEDFLRALEYGMPPSGGMGMGIDRLLMALTGLGIRETILFPLVRPE, from the coding sequence ATGCGCGTCCGGCGCGAAAAGCGGGAGCGGCTGCTAGCCGAGGGCAAGGCGCCCTATCCGGTCGTGCTGGACCGCACGCACTCCCTCGCCCAGATCAGGGCGGCTTATCCCGATCTTGCGCCGGACACCCCCACCGGGGAAATCGTCGGCGTGACCGGCCGGGTCATGTTCCAGCGGAACACCGGGAAGTTGTGTTTCGCCACCCTGCGCGAGGGTGACGGCGTTGAGCTGCAGGCGATGCTGAGCCTGGACAAGGTGGGCGCGGAAGCGCTGGCCGCGTGGAAGTCCGATGTCGATCTCGGTGATCACGTGTTCGTGCGCGGCGAGGTGGCCACTTCGCGCCGTGGGGAACTGTCGGTCATGGTCACCGAATGGGAACTCGCGGCCAAGACGTTGCGCCCGTTGCCCGTTGCCCACAAGCAGCTCTCCGAAGAGACCAGGGTCCGGCAGCGTTATGTCGACCTGTTGCTCCGGCCGGAGGCACGGGATGCGGTGCGTATCCGGGCCGGTGTGATGCGTTCGCTGCGGGAGTCCTTCCACCGGCGGACTTTCACCGAAGTCGAGACGCCGATGTTGCAGACGCTGCACGGCGGTGCCAGCGCTCGTCCGTTCACCACCCACTCCAATGCGTTCGACATCGACCTTTACCTGCGGATCGCGCCCGAGCTGTACCTCAAGCGCTGTGTGGTAGGCGGGATCGAGAAGGTCTTCGAGATCAACCGGAACTTCCGGAACGAAGGTTCGGACTCCTCGCACTCACCAGAGTTCGCGATGCTTGAGGCGTACGAGGCTTACGGTTCCTACGACACCATTGGCCAGCTCACCCGGGAGTTGGTGCAGGAAGCCGCGGACGCCGTTTTCGGTAGTCAGACGGTCACGCTCGCGGACGGATCGGAGTACGACCTGTCCGGCGAGTGGACCACGCTGACTATGTACGGATCACTGTCCGAAGCCCTTGGTGAGGAGATCACCCCGGCGACTCCGGTTGAGTTGTTGCGCAAGCACCTGGAATCGCGCGGAGTCGAAGTTCACCCGGCTGCCGGACACGGAAAGTTGGTTGAAGAGCTCTGGGAACACCTGGTCGGCGACCACCTGCACGCGCCCACCTTCGTGCGTGACTTCCCGGTGGACACCTCCCCGCTGACCAGGGAACACCGCAGCCAGGCCGGGGTCGCGGAGAAGTGGGACCTCTACGTCCGCGGTTTCGAGCTGGCCACCGGATACTCCGAACTCGTCGACCCCGTTATCCAGCGGGAACGCCTGGAAGCGCAGGCCAGGCTGGGCTCCGCGGGCGACGTCGAGGCGATGCGGCTCGACGAGGACTTCCTGCGTGCGCTGGAGTACGGAATGCCACCCAGTGGCGGTATGGGAATGGGTATTGACCGGCTCTTGATGGCGCTCACCGGCCTCGGTATCCGGGAGACGATCCTGTTCCCGCTAGTCCGACCGGAATGA
- a CDS encoding Lsr2 family protein: protein MAERVVRTLVDDLDGSEAEETVEFAVDGVSYEIDLSGDNATKLRDALASYVASARRTGGRRRTSSAGGRSAGVAGRAAGRVASADREQNQAIREWARKRGMKVSDRGRIPADVLQQFHQEN from the coding sequence ATGGCGGAGAGAGTCGTCCGAACCCTGGTCGACGACCTGGACGGTTCGGAAGCGGAAGAGACCGTCGAGTTCGCGGTCGACGGTGTGTCCTACGAGATCGACCTTTCCGGGGACAACGCGACGAAGCTGCGGGACGCGCTCGCGTCCTATGTCGCGAGTGCCCGCCGGACCGGCGGCCGTCGGCGCACCTCTTCGGCAGGCGGGCGTTCAGCCGGTGTCGCGGGCCGGGCGGCCGGGCGGGTCGCTTCCGCCGATCGCGAGCAGAACCAGGCGATTCGTGAGTGGGCGCGCAAGCGCGGCATGAAGGTTTCGGACCGGGGCCGCATCCCGGCGGACGTGCTCCAGCAGTTCCACCAGGAGAACTGA